One genomic segment of Intestinimonas butyriciproducens includes these proteins:
- a CDS encoding 5'-methylthioadenosine/S-adenosylhomocysteine nucleosidase encodes MSGPVLIQGAMEVETDWLVSRLEHPEAFSWGGFQFWRGDFQGLDLTVSRTGIGTIYAAGATAVGIEKFHPRVVINQGIAGSHCESLHVGDIVVGESCIHIHNLKTPPRGRGEGYDASEWEFHDPYDGAEPLVYASDPVWLARFEAAAYAGGGKASGRLGGGDIFNREHDRILWLREHAGERCEDMESIASYQLCHRFGTPCIGLRIISNNELTGEPYQREVGVRLQSFILDALTSEKVL; translated from the coding sequence ATGAGCGGGCCGGTCCTGATCCAGGGGGCCATGGAAGTGGAGACGGACTGGCTCGTCTCCCGCCTGGAGCACCCGGAGGCCTTTTCCTGGGGAGGGTTCCAATTTTGGAGGGGAGACTTCCAGGGGCTGGACTTGACCGTGAGCCGGACGGGGATCGGCACTATATACGCCGCGGGGGCCACAGCGGTGGGCATTGAGAAGTTTCATCCCCGGGTGGTGATCAATCAGGGGATTGCCGGCTCCCACTGTGAGAGCCTCCACGTGGGGGATATCGTGGTGGGGGAGAGCTGCATCCACATCCACAATTTGAAAACCCCTCCGCGCGGGCGGGGGGAGGGATATGATGCGTCGGAATGGGAGTTCCATGATCCCTACGACGGGGCGGAGCCGCTGGTCTATGCCTCGGACCCGGTATGGCTGGCCCGGTTTGAGGCCGCAGCCTATGCCGGAGGGGGAAAAGCATCCGGCCGTCTGGGCGGCGGGGATATATTCAACCGGGAGCATGACCGCATCCTCTGGCTGCGGGAGCACGCGGGAGAGCGGTGTGAGGATATGGAGAGCATTGCCTCATACCAGCTTTGTCATCGCTTTGGGACACCCTGTATAGGGCTGCGGATCATCTCCAACAATGAGCTCACCGGGGAGCCCTATCAGAGAGAGGTGGGCGTGCGCCTTCAGTCATTCATATTGGACGCGCTGACAAGCGAAAAGGTCCTTTGA
- the rplL gene encoding 50S ribosomal protein L7/L12 — translation MASEKITALIEEVKGLTVLELSELVHALEEEFGVSAAAMAAPAAGGAAAPAAEEKTEFDVVLAEIGAEKIKVIKAVREITGLGLAEAKALVESAPKAIKEGISKDDAEELKKKLEDVGAKVELK, via the coding sequence ATGGCTTCTGAGAAAATCACTGCCCTCATCGAAGAGGTTAAGGGTCTGACCGTTCTGGAGCTCTCCGAGCTGGTTCACGCTCTGGAGGAGGAGTTCGGCGTGTCCGCTGCCGCTATGGCCGCTCCCGCTGCCGGCGGCGCTGCCGCTCCCGCCGCGGAGGAGAAGACCGAGTTTGACGTGGTGCTGGCTGAGATCGGCGCCGAGAAGATCAAGGTCATCAAGGCCGTCCGCGAGATCACCGGTCTGGGCCTGGCCGAGGCCAAGGCTCTTGTCGAGTCCGCCCCCAAGGCCATCAAGGAGGGCATCTCCAAGGACGACGCCGAGGAGCTGAAGAAGAAGCTGGAGGACGTCGGCGCCAAGGTGGAGCTGAAGTAA
- the rplJ gene encoding 50S ribosomal protein L10: MPNAKILSEKQAVVAELTEKLKSAASGVLVDYKGITVAEDTALRAECRKNEVDYAVVKNTLVRFAINSVGMEEMDGALNGTTSLAVSHEDPIAPMRVINKFAKQFNGSKFAIKAGFMDGKVLSLEEINALAELPSKEVLQAQVLGTMLAPITSLAIVVKAICEQKGGSVEAPAAE; the protein is encoded by the coding sequence ATGCCTAACGCAAAGATTCTCAGTGAGAAGCAGGCCGTCGTGGCCGAGCTGACCGAGAAGCTCAAGAGCGCCGCCAGCGGCGTTCTGGTGGACTACAAGGGTATCACCGTGGCTGAAGACACCGCCCTGCGCGCCGAGTGCCGCAAGAATGAGGTGGACTATGCCGTTGTGAAGAACACCCTGGTCCGCTTCGCCATCAACAGTGTCGGTATGGAGGAGATGGACGGCGCCCTCAACGGCACCACGTCCCTGGCCGTCAGCCATGAAGATCCCATCGCTCCCATGCGCGTCATCAACAAGTTTGCCAAGCAGTTCAACGGCTCCAAGTTCGCCATCAAGGCCGGCTTCATGGACGGCAAGGTTCTGTCCCTGGAGGAGATCAACGCTCTGGCTGAACTGCCCAGCAAGGAGGTCCTGCAGGCTCAGGTCCTGGGCACTATGCTGGCTCCCATCACCAGCCTGGCCATCGTCGTGAAGGCCATCTGCGAGCAGAAGGGCGGCTCTGTCGAGGCCCCCGCCGCGGAGTAA
- the rplA gene encoding 50S ribosomal protein L1, translated as MFRGKKYTDSAKQIDKSMLYDTADAMELIVKTAPAKFDETVELHVKLGVDSRHADQQVRGAIVLPHGTGKTQRVLVFAKGDKAEAAKAAGADFVGEMDMVQKIQSENWFDYDVVVATPDMMGVVGRLGKVLGPKGLMPSPKAGTVTPDVAKAITEIKAGKVEYRLDKTNIIHCPIGKVSFGAEKLTENFTALMGAIIKAKPAAAKGQYVKSCVVASTMGPGVKVNGAKLM; from the coding sequence ATGTTTAGAGGCAAGAAGTATACCGATTCTGCCAAGCAGATCGACAAATCCATGCTGTATGATACCGCCGACGCCATGGAGTTGATCGTAAAGACCGCTCCGGCCAAGTTCGACGAGACCGTGGAACTCCATGTGAAGCTGGGCGTTGACTCCCGTCATGCCGACCAACAGGTCCGTGGCGCCATCGTGCTGCCCCACGGCACCGGCAAGACGCAGCGCGTGCTGGTCTTTGCCAAGGGCGACAAGGCCGAGGCCGCCAAGGCCGCAGGCGCCGATTTTGTCGGCGAGATGGATATGGTCCAGAAGATCCAGTCCGAAAACTGGTTCGACTATGACGTCGTGGTCGCCACTCCCGATATGATGGGCGTGGTTGGCCGTCTGGGTAAGGTCCTGGGCCCCAAGGGCCTGATGCCCTCCCCCAAGGCCGGCACCGTGACCCCCGATGTGGCCAAGGCCATCACCGAGATCAAGGCCGGTAAGGTCGAGTATCGTCTGGACAAGACCAACATCATCCACTGCCCCATCGGCAAGGTCTCTTTTGGTGCGGAAAAGCTCACCGAGAACTTTACCGCTTTGATGGGCGCTATCATCAAAGCCAAGCCCGCCGCCGCCAAGGGCCAGTATGTCAAGAGTTGCGTCGTCGCCTCCACCATGGGCCCCGGCGTAAAGGTCAACGGCGCCAAGCTGATGTAA
- the rplK gene encoding 50S ribosomal protein L11, which yields MAQKVTGYVKLQIPAGKATPAPPVGPALGQHGVNIAAFTKEFNERTKNDAGLIIPVIITVYADRSFTFVTKTPPAAVLIKKACGIESGSGVPNKTKVAVLKKDDLRKIAETKMPDLNAATIEAAMSMVAGTARSMGVTVEE from the coding sequence GTGGCACAGAAAGTAACTGGTTACGTAAAACTGCAGATCCCGGCCGGCAAGGCGACTCCCGCTCCTCCCGTTGGCCCCGCTCTGGGACAGCACGGCGTCAATATCGCCGCCTTCACCAAGGAATTCAACGAGCGGACCAAGAACGATGCGGGCCTCATCATCCCCGTCATCATCACCGTCTACGCCGACCGTTCCTTCACCTTCGTCACCAAGACCCCTCCCGCTGCCGTCCTCATCAAGAAGGCCTGCGGTATCGAGTCCGGCTCCGGCGTACCCAACAAGACTAAGGTCGCCGTTCTGAAGAAGGACGATCTGCGCAAGATCGCCGAGACCAAGATGCCCGACCTGAATGCCGCCACCATCGAGGCGGCCATGAGCATGGTCGCCGGTACCGCCCGCTCCATGGGCGTGACCGTGGAAGAGTAA
- the nusG gene encoding transcription termination/antitermination protein NusG — protein MADSAKWYVVHTYSGYENTVKATIEKHVENRNMHDLIHEVKIPLETVTEITDNGPKTVERKVFPGYVLVKMVMTDETWHLVRNVRGATGFVGSGNKAIPLTEEEIAALGVEKREVVVSYQVGDTVKITDGALESFLGTVEEIDLDHSKVRVVVSMFGRETPVELELDQVELIQQ, from the coding sequence ATGGCTGATAGCGCGAAGTGGTATGTGGTCCACACCTATTCCGGGTATGAGAACACCGTAAAAGCCACCATCGAAAAGCACGTGGAAAACCGCAACATGCACGACCTGATCCATGAGGTCAAAATCCCCCTGGAGACTGTCACCGAGATCACCGACAACGGTCCTAAGACCGTGGAGCGCAAGGTGTTCCCCGGCTATGTGCTGGTAAAAATGGTGATGACGGACGAGACGTGGCACCTGGTACGCAATGTGCGGGGCGCCACCGGCTTCGTGGGCTCCGGTAACAAGGCTATCCCCCTCACCGAGGAGGAGATCGCCGCCCTCGGCGTGGAGAAGCGCGAGGTCGTGGTCTCCTATCAGGTGGGCGACACCGTAAAGATCACCGACGGCGCCTTGGAGTCCTTCCTGGGCACGGTCGAAGAGATCGATCTGGATCACAGCAAGGTCCGCGTGGTCGTGTCCATGTTCGGCCGGGAAACCCCGGTGGAGCTAGAGCTCGATCAAGTGGAGCTGATCCAGCAGTAA
- the secE gene encoding preprotein translocase subunit SecE: protein MSENEKIEKTGADLEAAQAPAKPAKAADKKAAKADKKDAKPGFFQRIARWFREMKSELKKVVWPTPKQTVNNTVIVIICVIVVGICIWVFDWLAGEIVRALLRLFGKV from the coding sequence ATGTCTGAGAACGAGAAGATCGAGAAGACCGGCGCGGACTTGGAGGCTGCTCAGGCCCCCGCAAAGCCTGCCAAGGCTGCGGATAAGAAAGCTGCCAAGGCTGACAAGAAGGACGCCAAGCCCGGCTTCTTCCAGCGTATCGCCCGGTGGTTCCGCGAGATGAAGAGCGAACTGAAGAAGGTCGTGTGGCCCACGCCCAAGCAGACCGTCAACAACACCGTGATCGTCATCATTTGTGTCATTGTCGTCGGTATCTGCATTTGGGTCTTCGACTGGCTGGCCGGTGAGATCGTCAGAGCCCTGCTCCGCCTGTTTGGAAAGGTTTAA
- the rpmG gene encoding 50S ribosomal protein L33 — MAKAGARVKITLRCSECKQRNYVTNKNKKNTPDRLERNKYCPFCRKHTLHTETK, encoded by the coding sequence ATGGCAAAAGCCGGTGCGCGGGTGAAGATCACCCTCAGATGCTCCGAGTGCAAACAGCGCAACTACGTCACCAATAAGAACAAGAAGAACACTCCCGACCGTCTGGAAAGAAACAAATACTGCCCCTTCTGCAGGAAGCACACGCTCCACACCGAGACCAAGTGA
- the ruvX gene encoding Holliday junction resolvase RuvX produces the protein MRIMAIDYGDARTGVAVSDPTGLLAGYTTVIQSRKPDLVATEVARLAGEYGVEELVMGFPRNMDGTEGPRAERYRGFAERLREATGLEPVLWDERRTTIEAHDILHTAGKKMKSHKKTVDAVAASLILEGYLTRKRTQG, from the coding sequence ATGCGGATCATGGCGATTGACTACGGAGATGCCAGAACAGGCGTGGCCGTTTCAGACCCTACGGGGCTGTTGGCGGGATATACCACCGTCATCCAGAGCCGGAAGCCGGACCTTGTGGCGACGGAGGTGGCACGGCTGGCGGGCGAGTATGGGGTGGAAGAGCTGGTTATGGGGTTCCCCCGGAACATGGACGGCACAGAGGGGCCGCGGGCGGAGCGATATCGCGGCTTTGCCGAGCGGCTCCGGGAAGCAACGGGGCTGGAGCCGGTGCTGTGGGATGAGCGGCGGACCACCATCGAGGCCCACGATATCCTCCATACAGCGGGGAAAAAAATGAAGAGCCATAAGAAAACCGTGGATGCGGTGGCGGCGTCGCTGATCTTAGAGGGATATCTGACGAGGAAGCGGACGCAGGGCTGA
- a CDS encoding putative quinol monooxygenase, whose amino-acid sequence MEKGSIVNNVTYTMKPGKRADFLREMRESGLLEAVRSEEGCLLYAYFIPEEDDGNLFLLEKWRDKECLSGHVANPNMAKVKAVKAKYIEETVVEKFFV is encoded by the coding sequence ATGGAAAAGGGAAGCATCGTAAACAATGTGACGTACACCATGAAACCGGGTAAGCGGGCGGACTTTCTCAGGGAGATGCGGGAGAGCGGACTGCTGGAGGCCGTGCGAAGCGAAGAGGGCTGTCTCCTGTATGCTTATTTCATTCCTGAGGAGGACGATGGGAATCTCTTTCTGCTGGAAAAGTGGCGGGATAAAGAGTGCCTGAGCGGCCACGTGGCCAATCCCAACATGGCAAAGGTGAAAGCGGTCAAGGCGAAATACATCGAAGAGACCGTTGTGGAGAAGTTTTTCGTCTGA
- a CDS encoding sulfite exporter TauE/SafE family protein — protein sequence MSWLMSALAGAVTGVLSGFGVGGGTLLLIYMTAFAGVEQHQAQGINLLYFLPTAATALPAHIKNGYVDKKTAMPAILAGLAGTAAAAWVATTLDVHLLRRFFGAFLIYIGVRELFRRPRA from the coding sequence GTGAGCTGGTTGATGTCCGCCCTGGCCGGAGCCGTGACCGGCGTGCTCTCCGGCTTCGGCGTGGGCGGCGGCACACTGCTGCTGATCTATATGACCGCCTTTGCCGGTGTGGAGCAGCACCAGGCACAGGGGATCAATCTGCTCTATTTTCTCCCCACCGCCGCCACGGCCCTGCCCGCCCACATCAAAAACGGCTATGTGGACAAGAAAACGGCGATGCCCGCCATCCTCGCCGGACTGGCTGGCACCGCCGCTGCGGCCTGGGTGGCAACCACCCTGGACGTTCATTTGCTGCGGCGCTTTTTCGGCGCCTTTCTGATCTATATCGGAGTACGAGAGCTGTTCCGCCGCCCCAGAGCTTAG
- a CDS encoding sulfite exporter TauE/SafE family protein: MSRRQVWLAPAVAGGLAGIANGFFGGGGGMVLVPLLTARCGLDQRRAFATSVAIILPLCALSSVIYLFRGGLDLAVALPYLAGGLAGGFLGGRLFQKLNMDWLRRAFALLILYGGFKSLFGL; the protein is encoded by the coding sequence ATGTCTAGGAGACAGGTCTGGCTTGCCCCTGCCGTAGCCGGTGGGCTGGCGGGGATTGCCAACGGCTTTTTCGGCGGAGGAGGAGGAATGGTCCTGGTGCCTCTGCTCACCGCGCGGTGCGGTCTGGACCAGCGCAGGGCCTTTGCCACCTCAGTGGCCATCATTCTGCCCTTATGCGCCCTCTCATCGGTGATCTATCTCTTTCGCGGCGGCCTCGACCTGGCGGTGGCCCTCCCCTATCTGGCCGGCGGGCTGGCCGGTGGCTTTCTGGGCGGACGGCTGTTTCAAAAGCTGAATATGGACTGGCTGCGCCGCGCCTTTGCCCTACTCATTCTCTACGGCGGCTTCAAGTCGCTCTTCGGCCTGTGA
- a CDS encoding tRNA threonylcarbamoyladenosine dehydratase has product MDDRFLRIQMLLGSPAMERLAEVHVCVLGLGGVGSWCAEALARSGVGALTLVDQDTVDRSNLNRQAEALESTLGMPKAEAMAARVLDVNPHCRVRPIRGRYESASREAFFSVRYDYVVDAIDLVSCKLDLIETALARNFPIISALGTGNKLDASLLRVSDISKTEGCPLARVIRKELRARGIHHHKVVWSPEEARKPDQPEAPPPGRRSVPASAVWVPATAGLLLAGEVVMDLTGIR; this is encoded by the coding sequence ATGGACGACCGCTTTCTTCGTATCCAAATGCTTCTGGGCAGCCCTGCCATGGAGCGGCTCGCCGAGGTCCATGTCTGCGTCTTGGGCCTCGGCGGCGTGGGGAGCTGGTGCGCCGAGGCGCTGGCCCGCTCCGGCGTCGGAGCGCTTACCCTGGTGGATCAGGATACCGTGGACCGCTCCAATCTGAACCGCCAGGCCGAGGCGCTTGAGTCCACCCTAGGTATGCCCAAAGCTGAGGCGATGGCCGCCCGCGTGCTGGATGTAAATCCCCACTGCCGGGTCAGACCCATCCGCGGGCGGTACGAATCCGCTTCCCGCGAGGCCTTTTTCTCCGTCAGGTACGACTATGTGGTGGACGCCATCGATTTGGTCTCCTGTAAGCTGGACCTGATCGAAACCGCACTAGCCCGAAACTTCCCCATCATCTCCGCCCTGGGGACCGGAAATAAGCTGGACGCCTCCCTTCTGCGGGTGTCCGACATCTCCAAGACCGAGGGCTGCCCCTTGGCCAGGGTGATCCGCAAAGAGCTGCGTGCCCGCGGGATTCACCACCACAAGGTGGTCTGGTCTCCTGAGGAGGCCCGCAAGCCAGATCAGCCCGAGGCGCCCCCTCCGGGCCGCCGCAGCGTCCCGGCCAGCGCGGTGTGGGTCCCCGCCACGGCGGGGCTTCTGCTCGCCGGCGAGGTGGTCATGGACCTGACCGGAATCCGATAA
- a CDS encoding peptidylprolyl isomerase, giving the protein MSASREKKQRQVSTANGPSDKQRREMEEAQKVRSKTILYTVVGIVIAVLVIALLVWNSGIFEKNKVVATVGDQDYTVTELGFYFYPSYNYMANLFGGTVDADTAASIRQQALDSLHQYAALYTAALKDGYTVDDNIQAQVDGSVEQIRNYAAQNGTTFSVYLRSSYGPYMTEKVLRECLTQQAVANAYYSDHADSLTYDKAQLESYYDEHKDELDSFTYSAAFINGEAVSSTDADGNTVDPTDAEKATAMSVAKATAEDLAQQAEAGGDFDALAEEFAGRDDKSSFKAETTALGSALTSALNADCTAWLTDAARESGDITTIEVADSGYWVVKFVDRFLNEDSYGSADIRHILVLADVADGETTPTQEAMDAAKAEAQRILDEFAAGEQTPETFGELAKQYSEDPGSKDNGGLYAGVTPTTSFFTGFLDWIFADGRQIGDTGLVENTQEGQSGWHVMYLQDHTVAWAATANSTLKSNDLSAWLEELQATYAMTTNDANAALVG; this is encoded by the coding sequence ATGAGCGCTTCCAGAGAAAAGAAACAGCGCCAAGTCTCCACTGCCAACGGCCCCAGCGACAAGCAGCGCCGTGAAATGGAGGAGGCGCAGAAGGTCCGCAGCAAGACCATCCTCTATACGGTGGTGGGCATCGTCATCGCAGTGCTGGTCATCGCCCTCCTGGTGTGGAACTCCGGCATCTTTGAAAAGAACAAGGTCGTCGCCACCGTGGGGGACCAGGATTACACCGTCACCGAACTGGGCTTCTATTTCTACCCCAGCTATAACTATATGGCCAATCTGTTCGGCGGCACTGTGGACGCGGATACCGCCGCCTCCATCCGCCAGCAGGCCCTCGACTCCCTCCATCAGTACGCCGCGCTGTACACCGCTGCGCTGAAGGACGGCTACACCGTCGACGACAATATCCAGGCTCAGGTGGACGGCTCTGTGGAGCAGATCCGCAACTATGCCGCCCAGAACGGCACCACTTTCTCAGTCTATCTCCGCAGCTCTTACGGCCCTTATATGACGGAGAAGGTCCTGCGGGAATGTCTGACCCAACAGGCCGTGGCCAACGCCTATTACAGCGACCACGCAGACTCCCTCACCTATGACAAGGCCCAGCTTGAGAGCTATTACGACGAGCACAAGGACGAGCTGGACAGCTTCACCTATTCCGCCGCCTTCATCAATGGAGAGGCCGTCTCCTCTACCGATGCCGACGGTAACACCGTCGATCCCACCGACGCCGAGAAGGCCACCGCCATGTCCGTGGCCAAGGCCACAGCGGAAGATCTTGCCCAGCAGGCAGAGGCCGGCGGCGATTTCGACGCGTTGGCGGAGGAGTTTGCCGGTCGGGACGACAAGTCCTCCTTCAAGGCGGAGACGACCGCCCTCGGCTCCGCCTTGACCAGCGCGCTCAATGCCGACTGTACCGCTTGGCTCACCGACGCCGCCCGCGAGAGCGGGGACATCACCACCATCGAGGTTGCCGATAGCGGCTACTGGGTGGTGAAGTTCGTGGACCGCTTCCTGAATGAGGACAGCTACGGCAGTGCGGATATCCGCCACATTCTGGTGCTTGCCGACGTGGCCGACGGCGAGACCACACCCACGCAGGAGGCTATGGACGCCGCCAAGGCGGAGGCACAGCGCATCCTAGATGAATTCGCCGCCGGCGAGCAGACGCCCGAGACCTTTGGCGAGCTGGCAAAACAGTACTCCGAGGACCCCGGTTCCAAGGATAACGGCGGTCTCTACGCCGGCGTGACACCCACCACCTCCTTCTTTACCGGCTTCCTCGACTGGATCTTTGCCGACGGCCGTCAGATCGGAGACACCGGTCTGGTGGAGAACACACAGGAGGGCCAGAGCGGCTGGCACGTCATGTATTTGCAGGATCACACCGTGGCCTGGGCCGCCACCGCCAACAGCACGCTGAAGAGCAATGACCTGAGCGCCTGGCTGGAGGAGCTGCAAGCGACCTACGCCATGACCACCAACGACGCCAACGCGGCTCTGGTGGGCTGA
- a CDS encoding DUF1292 domain-containing protein, producing MSEEFGGNFVSLTDEDGNEIELEHLDTIEYNGSVYMAFFPVEEADEEGEAPQDEDEEAGLIILKVVMQDGEEQLSTLDSEEELEEVYQQFMESLFEEEDGE from the coding sequence ATGAGTGAAGAATTCGGCGGCAATTTCGTCAGCCTGACCGATGAGGACGGCAACGAAATCGAGCTTGAGCACCTGGATACCATTGAGTACAACGGCTCGGTCTACATGGCCTTTTTCCCCGTGGAAGAGGCCGACGAGGAGGGCGAGGCTCCCCAGGATGAGGATGAGGAAGCCGGTCTTATCATCCTGAAGGTGGTCATGCAGGACGGCGAGGAACAGCTCTCCACACTGGACAGCGAAGAGGAGCTGGAGGAGGTCTATCAACAGTTTATGGAGTCCCTGTTCGAGGAAGAGGACGGGGAATAG